ACGCCGGCCGCGGATGCGGCGCTCCGCGCCGAACTGGCCGACCGGCTGCCCGCCGTCATGCTCCCGCGGACCATCGTCTGGCTGGACCGGATTCCGCGGTCCCCGCTGAACAGAAAGGTGCTGCCGTCCGAGCTGCCGCCGCCACCACCCGCCGACCTCCCCTTGGACGGCGCGGGCGAGCCCGACGCGGCCACGTCCTCCGGTGTGGAAGGCGTCGTCGCGCGACTCGTCGCCGACGTGCTGGGCCGGCCGGCCGGCGCCGACGAGGACTTCTTCGCGGCCGGCGGCGACTCCCTGCGCGGTCTGCAACTGCTCAGCGGCATCGCCCGGGCCACCGGTGCGGCTCTGTCGTTCAACGAGCTGCGCTCCGCCCCGACCGTGACCGCCCTCGCCGCGCTGGTCAAGGGGACCAGCCGGCGAGACACCGGCGGCGGAGTCGTCGCGGCGTCCGGCGAGCACGACGAATGGCGGCCGGCCTCGCGCGGCCAGGCAGCGCTGTGGTACCTGGACCGGCTGCAGCAGGGTGTCGCGACCTACGCCGTACCCCTCGGATACTGGATTTCCGGACCGCTCGACATCGAGCGGATGGATGCCGCGCTCACCGCGCTGGTGGAGCGGCACGAGGCGTTGCGGACCACCCTCGCGGAACGGGACGGCCGTGTCTGGTCCCGGCTCCAGCCGCCAGAGCCGGTCCGTACCGAGGTGAGATCCGTCGCCGACCGGGCGGCCGCGGCGCGCCTGGCCGAGGCCGAGGCGGCCCGGCCGTTCGACCTGTCCGCCGGACCGCTGGTGCGGTCCTGCTGCTACCGGGTCGACGACGAGCAGCACCTGTGGTTGCTCGATGTGCACCACAGCGTCTTTGACGCATGGTCGCTGGGAGTGTTCTGGCGAGAGTTCGCCGCGCTGTACCAGGACCGCCCGCTGCCTACGCCGTCCGTGCGGTTCGCCGACTACGTGGCCTGGCAGGAGCGCTGGCTGGGCTCGGAGGAGGCGGCCGAGCAACGGCGGTACTGGGAGGAGCAGCTCGCCGGCGACCCGCCGGTGCTGGAACCCGGCCGGCCGACCGGGGCGGAGGGGCAGGACGGGTTCTCGATACCGCTCGAGCTCGCCGGCGTCGGCCTGGCCGCGGTGGAGCGGGTGGCCCGCGCTCATGGATCTACTCCGTTCGGCGTGTTGCTGGCCGGTTTCCTCGGCACGCTGCACCGGATGACCGGCGGCGCCGACGACGTGGTGGTCGGGGTCCCGATGGCCGGCCGGGTCCGGCCCGGTACCGAGGACCTGATCGGCTACCTGGTCAACACCGTGCCGCTGCGGATGCGATTCACCCCCGGCATGCGCTTCCGGGACCTGGTGGAGCGCACCGACGCGGCGCTGGCCGAGGCGCTGTCCCGGCAGGACCTGCCGTTCGTGGAGATGGTCGGCGGTATGTCCCCCGGCGGGGCCGACAACCCCGTCTTCCAGACCATGTTCGTCTTCGAGTCCACCCCGATGGACGGCGGCGGCGAGATCGACGGCCTTCAGATCACCGAGCAGCTGATCCACTCCGGTACCGCCAAGGTCGCGCTGACCTGCACGATGCGGCTGGGCGGCGGGACGCTGGTCGGCGAGGTGGAGTACGCCACCCGCCGCTTCGACCGCCCGTCCGCCGGCCGCTGGCAGGAAGCCTTGCTGACGCTCCTCGAATCGGCACTGGCGGACCCGTCGGCCCAGCTGGCCGAGCTGCCGCTGATGCCGGCCGCCTCGGCCACCGCCCAGCTGGCCGCGATCAACGCCGGCCACGAGGACCGCGGCGCCGCCCGGACGCTGCTGCACGACGGTTTCCATGCCGCGCTGGCCCGGGACCCGGACGCGGTGGCCGTGCAGGCGTGGACGAGCTCGGTCAGCTACGCCGACCTGGACGCCCGCGCCGAGGCGGTGGCGACCGCGCTGGCGGCCGCCGGCATCGGGCCGGAGTCCCTGGTCGGGGTGTGCGTCCCGCGCTCGGTGGAGTCGATCGTGGCGCTTCTCGGGGTACTCCGCGCGGGTGCCGGCTTCGTACCGCTGGATGCCGGCTACCCGGCCGACCGCCTGCGCTGGATAGCCGCCGACTGCGAGATGGCGGCGGTGATCGCCACGGGGCCGCCGCCGGCCGGGCTGGAGGGCCTGCCGATCGTCGACGCGGCCGCGCCGGTCGTCGACGCGGCCGCGCCGGACCGGAGTCACCGTCGGATCCACCCGCGGAACACGGCCTTCGTCTACTACACGTCCGGGTCCACGGGCCGGCCCAAGGGCGTCGTCATCGACCACGGCTGCGCGGCGTCCCGAGTGGAGTGGATCGCCCGGCGGTACGAGCTCGAGCCCGGCCGGCGAGTCGTGCACAAGACGCCGTTGATCTTCGACGTCGCGATCTGGGAGATCTTCGCGACGCTCGCCGCCGGCGCCACCATCGAGCTGGCCGAGGCGGGCTCGGAGACGGACGTGCCGTACCTGGCCGAGCTGCTCGCCGAGCCGGGCACGGTGCTGGCCCACTTCGTACCGTCGATGCTGGACATGTACCTGGCCACCGTTCCGGCCACCAAGTACCCGGACCTCGGCTGCGTGCAGACCTCCGGCGAGGCGGTGCCGGCGGCGCTTCTGGAGCGGTTCGTCGCCCACTTCGATCTCGACCTGCACAACGCGTACGGCCAGACGGAGACCTCGGAGGTCGCGCTCTGGACCGGGCGCTCCTGGCCGGCCGGCGGCGGCGTCCCGATGGGCCGTGCGGTCAACGGCTACCGGCTGTACGTGCTGGACGAAGCGCTCCGGCCGATCCCGCCGGGCGTGGTCGGCGAGCTGTACGTCGCCGGCGTGGACGGCCTGGCCCGCGGCTACCTCGGACAGCCGGAGCTGACGGCGCAACGGTTCCTGCCGCACCCCTGCCCGGTGGTGCCGGGGGAGCGGCTGTACCGTACCGGTGACCTCGCCAGCCTGGACGACGACGGCCTGCTGCACTACGCCGGCCGGGCGGACAACCAGGCCAAGGTCAGGGGCGTACGGGTGGAGCCCGGCGAGATCGAGGCGGTGCTGGAGAGCCACCCGGCGGTCGAGCGGGCCGTGGTGGCGATCCGGGAGGACGAGCCCGGCGTCAAGGAGATCGTGGCCTATGTGGTCGGGCCGGACGCCTTCATCCCCGAGGTCGCCGAGTACCTGGGCGGATACCTGTCCCAGTATCTGCTGCCGGCGGTGTACGTGAAGCTGGATGCCCTGCCGCTGACCCCGTCCGGCAAGGTGGACCGGCAGGCGCTGCCCGTTCCCACCATCCGGGACCGGGAGGCTCGGACCGGTGTCTCGGAGGTCACCTCGGCGATCGAGGCGGAAGTCGCCGAGGTGTGGTGCGACCTGCTGCAGGTCAACCAGGTCGGTCGCAACCAGAACTTCTTCTCCGTCGGCGGCACCTCACTGTCGGCCCTGCAGATGCTGCACCGGATCAAGACCCGGTTCGGGATATCAATCACCGTCCGGCAGTTCTTCGACGCACCGACGATCGCAGGCGTGGCCGGGTGCCTGGAGACGGCGTTGGCCGCCGAGGTGGCCACGATGTCCGACGACGACGTCGCCGAGCGGCTCGGCGATACGGGAGAGGTAAGCCGATGACCACGTTGGACGCGAACAAGCAGCGGCTGCTCATGAAGTTGCTGCGCGAGCGGGCCACCGCGGTCGAAGTGCCGCGCATCACCCCGGTGCCGCCGGGGACCGCTGTTCCGCTCAACCCGCCGCAGGCGGGGATCTGGTTCACCTGCCGGCAGTACCCGGACAGCAGCGAGTACAGCATTCCGGACCTGCAGGTCCTGGAGCGGGCGCTGGACCATGCGACACTGCGCGCCGCCACGGCGGAGCTGATGGCCCGGCACGACATCCTGCGAGTGCGGATGTTCGAGCGCGACGGTGTCCCGATGCAGCAGGACTGCGGCCTGATCGAGCCGCCAGTGACCTGGCACGACCTGCGGCACCTGCCGGCGGACGAGGCGGCGGCGCGCGCCACCGAGATCAGCAGCCAGGCCGCCCAGCGTCCGATCCCGCTCGACGAGCCGTGCTTCTTCACGATCATCGGATTCGCGTTGCCCGGCGAGCGCACCATGCTGGCGACCAACTTCCACCACCTGGTCGCCGACGGAATCTCCCGGGAGCAGGTCGTCCGGGAGCTGGACGCGTTGCTGGCCGGCCGGACACTCGACCCGCCCCCGCCGGTTGGCTTCCTCGACTACGTGGCCTGGGAACGCGAGAACACCGACGAGGCGAGGGTCCAGCGCGACCTGGACTACTGGACCCAGAATTTGACCGGTGACCTGCCGGTGCTGGACCTGCCGAGGGACCGTCCCCGGCCGGCCCGGGCCAGCCGGGCCGCATCCACCGTGCCGGTCACGATTCCCGGTCCGTTGCTGACTCGGCTGCAGCGGCTGGCGGCAGACGACGGGGTCACCCTGTTCGTTGTCGTCCTGGCCGCGTACAAGCTGTTTCTGGCCCGGATGGCGGGGCAGCGGGACATCCTCGTCGGCGTCCCGCTGGCCGGCCGGGACCACGAGGTCGCCGAGTCGATGGTGGGCTGCTTCGTGAGGTCGGTGCCACTGCGCACCGACTTGTCCGGTGACCCGACGTTCCGCGAGGTCGTCCGCCGGGTGCACGAGGCATTCCTGGAGGCCCACGACCATCAGGCCGTACCGTACGCCCGGGTGGTGGCCGCACTGGGGTTGCCCCGGCTGTCCGGGGTGCACCAGGTGTTCCAGACCATAGTCACTCTGCAGCATCCGGTCGGCGGCTCGGGCCGGGCGTCCGCGAAAAGTGTGGCGCTGAACACCAACGCCATGCCGGTAGACCTGGCCCTGATCATGCACCCGGACGGCGACGCGATCGACGGCATCATGCTGTACTCGGGCGACCTGTTCGACCGGGGGACCGCGCTCCGATACGCAGGTGTCCTCGAGGGTCTGCTGGCCGCGGCCGCCGAGCGGCCGGACGCGCGAGCGTTCGAGCTGCCGCTGCTGTCGCAGGCAGAACGAGAGCGCGTTCTGCACGGGCCCGACCGGGACGTCCGGCCGGACGTCGCGTACCGCACGCTGGCGCAGCCGTTCGAGGAGCAGGTCCAGCGGGCCCCGGACGCGATCGCGGTGCGCGGTGCCGAGGGCCAGTTCAGCTACGCCGAGTTGAACGCCCGGGCCAACCGGCTGGCGTGGTTCCTGCGCGACACCGGGGTCGGTCCGGGAAACGTCGTGGCGCTGTACCTTTCCCCCGGGGTCGACCAGACGGTCGCGCTGCTTGCCGCGGCTAAGGTCGGTGCCCCGTACGTAAGGCTCGATCCGGAGGAGGACCGGCTCCGGGCGCTGCTGGACGATGCCGCCCCGGCTGCGGTGATCGTTGACGGGTCGACGGCGGGCCGCGTGCCGGCAGGGCCGTGGCAGGTGCACTCGTTTGCGGAGTCCGGCGGGTGGGCCGAGGCGCCCGCCGACGACCTGCCGGTCGAGGCGACGGGGTACGACCTGCTGTGCCTGCGCTACGCCGCGCACGCCACCGACCGGCCGGCCGCGATCGCGTACCCGGTCGAGGGGGCGCTGGCCGAGCTGGCGCAACTCAAGCACGACCATCCCCTCGGCGCCGGCGACGTGGCGCTCCTGACGACGCCCGAGGACTGCTTCTGGCCGCTGTCGCAGGGCGCGACGGTCGCGTTGGCGCCGCCGGCGGTGTACCGGGACCCGCGGCGGCTGGCGGACCATGTGGAGGCACACGGCGTCACGACGCTTTCGGTCGTACCGTCGATGGTGCCGGACGTGGCCGGGTTCACGGGCGACCTCGTCGCCGGCTACGGGCCGGCCGAGACCGGACGGGTCACCGACCAGGGTCGGCCGGTCGGCGACCGTGCCCTCTACGTACTGGACGAGGCGCTGGCGCCGGTGCCGATCGGCGTGGCCGGCGAGCTCTACGTCGGCGGCGAGATCGGCCTCGCCCGCGGGTACCACCGGCGGCCGGCGCTGACCGCGCACCGGTTCGTGGCCGACCCGTTCGCTGCCCCCGGCGCCCGCATGTTCCGCACCGGCGAGCTCTGCCGGCGCCGGGAGGACGGCGTGCTGGAGCACCTCGGCCCGATCGACCGGCAGGTCCGGATCCACGGCCTGCGCGTCGAGCCGGCCGAGATCGAGGCGGCCTTCACCGACCAGGACGGCGTGTGGCGCGCCGTCGTGACCGCGGCGCCGGACGGCGGCCTCGCCGCCTTCGTGGTGCCGAACGGGGAACGTGAGCTGACCGGGGGAGGACTCGTCGACGGCGCCGCTGCGCGGCTGCCGGAGTACCTGATGCCGGCAACCGTCACGGTCGTGGAGGAGATTCCCCGCAGAAGCAGCGGCGAGATCGACGTGGCCGCGCTGCTCGACCTCCGGGACCGCGACACGGAAGCTGACCGCACCGACGCACCCGAGACCGAGCTGGAGGCGCGGCTGGCCGGGATCTTCTGCCGGCTCCTGCGCCGGGACTCGGTCTCGGTCACCGAGAGCTTCTTCAACATGGGTGGCCATTCGCTGCTGGTCTTCAAGCTGATCGAGGAATGCGCGAGCGAGTTCGGGCTGAAGCCGAGCGTCCTGGACGTGTTCACCGGCCCGACGGTCCGCGCGCTGGCGGCGACGCTGGGCGCGATGCGACCCGCAGCGGGCGTGGAGCCGCTGGTGAGCCTGGTCGAGCACCCGGGCGCGCCGCTGGTGGTCTTCGTGCACGCCGCGAGCGGTTCGGTGCTGCCGTTCTACCAGGTGGCCAAGCGGCTGGGGCGGGAGTTCGCGGTGTACGCGCTTCAGTCGCCGCCGGACGTTCCGCCGGCGTCGATCGAGGAGATCGCGGCCCGCTACGTGGACGAGGTCGACGCGGTACGCGGCGTCGCCCCGGTCGTGGTCGCCGGCTGGTCGATGGGCGGCGCCGTGGCGCTGGAGATGGCCCGCCGCTGGTTGCATCGCAACGAACGGGTCGCCGCGACCCTGCTGCTGGACACCTGGGCGCCGCCCGCGTTCATGTCCGCGGCGGAGGACGCGGCCCGGGTCCGGGCTTCGGTCCGGGCACTGGACGTGCTGCGCCTGGAGGGGGCCGACGCCACCCCGGCGACGCAGGCCGAGCTGGCCGAGACCGTCGAACGCAACCGCGCGGCGTTCCTCGACTACCGGCCGGAGTACTACCCGGCCGAGGTGGACCTCCTGCGCGCGAGCGACCCGCTGCCCGCCGACGCGCCGCCGTTCCCGGCCGGCTACATGGACGGCGACCGCGGCTGGTCCGCCGTCGCCGCCGAGGTGACGACCGTCGAGATCAAGGGAAACCACCTGAGCCTCTTCGACCAGGAGCACGCCGACCAACTGGCGGAGGCGATCAGCGCCGCGATCGCCCGGCGGATGGGCTACGAGGAAATCTGAGCGCGACGGGCGGCGGGCGGGCGGCGGTGCGCGGAAGGTACCGCCGCCGGGATTCCTGCGAGCCGTTGACCCCCGGCCTCGCGGCCCAGACCAATCAACGGGCTCGCCGAAGGCGCACGTGAACGAGCCGATCGGCAGAGGGTGGGGAATTGCCGGGCCCGGCGAGGTGGCGACGTCAGGACCGAGCCGGTTCGACGCCGATCGCATCGATCTCTCGGATCACGGAGACGATGTCGTTGAGCCGGGGATCCGGTTGTGCCGGTACTTGTCCTCGCCGGACACCAGGACGCATCCGTGGTGGTCGAGGTCGATCGAGTCGCCGGACCCGCTGAGGCGGTCGATGTGCTCCTAGACCCGCACGGACGGTGAGACGTAACGCGACACCAACCCCACGCGCCTGGTGGTACTCGTGTTGGGGTACGAGCTGTGGACGCACTTGTCCAGGAAGATGACGAACTGGCCGGCCTTCAACTCCATGTCGACGATCTCGTGATCGTTCGGGTCCCTGTCAAGCTTGACCTCTGCGTAGTCGTAGCCGTTGTGGGACTTGTTCTCCACGTTGTAGGACTGCTTGTGGCTGCCGGGCAGGAAACGTAGGCAGCCGTGCTCCTTGTCCGTCTCGGAGAAGGCCGTCCAGACGAACAGCTCCTGCGCGGCGGCCGGGGACTCCTCGGTGTCGCGCAGCGCGGGATACGAGACGGTTTCCGACTCGTTGTACGCAGTGAATGCATCGACCTGGTGCCAGCCCGTTCCCGGGCTGCCGGGCTCCTTCTCGAAAATGTGCGTCTTCCAGCACATGATGTCGTCGCCCATAAGGCTGCGAAGCTTATGGACAATCGCCGGCTGAGCAATGTTCCGCGACAACGTATCGCAGTCCAGGTGCCGGTTGCAGTTGATGGTGGTCGAGTCGTGCGGCTTGTTCGCCGACGTAACCATCTCGATCATGGCCTGGCTCCAGACCTGCGGAGCCTCGTCCTCGGCATAGAGGTCGAACGGCCCAAGGAACCCGTTCTGATTGAAGGATTCCACCTGTTCGGCCGTCAGCCCTCGGATCGCCGGGTCGTTCGTTCTTTCCGCCACCTTGACCCCCTTCTTTCGATGAGGTATCCG
Above is a genomic segment from Actinoplanes ianthinogenes containing:
- a CDS encoding non-ribosomal peptide synthetase, with translation MTTLDANKQRLLMKLLRERATAVEVPRITPVPPGTAVPLNPPQAGIWFTCRQYPDSSEYSIPDLQVLERALDHATLRAATAELMARHDILRVRMFERDGVPMQQDCGLIEPPVTWHDLRHLPADEAAARATEISSQAAQRPIPLDEPCFFTIIGFALPGERTMLATNFHHLVADGISREQVVRELDALLAGRTLDPPPPVGFLDYVAWERENTDEARVQRDLDYWTQNLTGDLPVLDLPRDRPRPARASRAASTVPVTIPGPLLTRLQRLAADDGVTLFVVVLAAYKLFLARMAGQRDILVGVPLAGRDHEVAESMVGCFVRSVPLRTDLSGDPTFREVVRRVHEAFLEAHDHQAVPYARVVAALGLPRLSGVHQVFQTIVTLQHPVGGSGRASAKSVALNTNAMPVDLALIMHPDGDAIDGIMLYSGDLFDRGTALRYAGVLEGLLAAAAERPDARAFELPLLSQAERERVLHGPDRDVRPDVAYRTLAQPFEEQVQRAPDAIAVRGAEGQFSYAELNARANRLAWFLRDTGVGPGNVVALYLSPGVDQTVALLAAAKVGAPYVRLDPEEDRLRALLDDAAPAAVIVDGSTAGRVPAGPWQVHSFAESGGWAEAPADDLPVEATGYDLLCLRYAAHATDRPAAIAYPVEGALAELAQLKHDHPLGAGDVALLTTPEDCFWPLSQGATVALAPPAVYRDPRRLADHVEAHGVTTLSVVPSMVPDVAGFTGDLVAGYGPAETGRVTDQGRPVGDRALYVLDEALAPVPIGVAGELYVGGEIGLARGYHRRPALTAHRFVADPFAAPGARMFRTGELCRRREDGVLEHLGPIDRQVRIHGLRVEPAEIEAAFTDQDGVWRAVVTAAPDGGLAAFVVPNGERELTGGGLVDGAAARLPEYLMPATVTVVEEIPRRSSGEIDVAALLDLRDRDTEADRTDAPETELEARLAGIFCRLLRRDSVSVTESFFNMGGHSLLVFKLIEECASEFGLKPSVLDVFTGPTVRALAATLGAMRPAAGVEPLVSLVEHPGAPLVVFVHAASGSVLPFYQVAKRLGREFAVYALQSPPDVPPASIEEIAARYVDEVDAVRGVAPVVVAGWSMGGAVALEMARRWLHRNERVAATLLLDTWAPPAFMSAAEDAARVRASVRALDVLRLEGADATPATQAELAETVERNRAAFLDYRPEYYPAEVDLLRASDPLPADAPPFPAGYMDGDRGWSAVAAEVTTVEIKGNHLSLFDQEHADQLAEAISAAIARRMGYEEI
- a CDS encoding non-ribosomal peptide synthetase, encoding MSDLCVHQLIEAQAARTPDAPAIMSGDGVLSFRQLDERAGELADRLAVRGVRPEVRVGVAVEQSARWLVTVLAVWKAGGVYVPLDAALPAGLVAGMLADAEVELVLRGGPERTFDGAGFSVVDLADLLDEPAGSAEPGPTGARPALWPGNLAYCAFTSGSTGRPKAVGVSHASLAEHAAAIRAELGLRSSDRFLQFTSMHIDASLEEVLPAWLAGAAVVLPDTPRPTSVELTDVMKARGATMVSLPSNYWHQWADDLVAGIVSLPDSLRTVFVGGDKLRMDRLALWMEAVGSRPVDFVADYGPTETTISCTTYRPDPANLPDVGLVPIGRPLPGVTVHLLDDELAPVADGEPGDVWIAGFGLARGYLGAPSTTADRFWPDPFGPPGTRMYRTGDRANRMPDGNLQFLGRSDRQVKIRGFRVEPGQVENAVRACAGVRDAVVVAADDPVSGARLIAYVEGEHTPAADAALRAELADRLPAVMLPRTIVWLDRIPRSPLNRKVLPSELPPPPPADLPLDGAGEPDAATSSGVEGVVARLVADVLGRPAGADEDFFAAGGDSLRGLQLLSGIARATGAALSFNELRSAPTVTALAALVKGTSRRDTGGGVVAASGEHDEWRPASRGQAALWYLDRLQQGVATYAVPLGYWISGPLDIERMDAALTALVERHEALRTTLAERDGRVWSRLQPPEPVRTEVRSVADRAAAARLAEAEAARPFDLSAGPLVRSCCYRVDDEQHLWLLDVHHSVFDAWSLGVFWREFAALYQDRPLPTPSVRFADYVAWQERWLGSEEAAEQRRYWEEQLAGDPPVLEPGRPTGAEGQDGFSIPLELAGVGLAAVERVARAHGSTPFGVLLAGFLGTLHRMTGGADDVVVGVPMAGRVRPGTEDLIGYLVNTVPLRMRFTPGMRFRDLVERTDAALAEALSRQDLPFVEMVGGMSPGGADNPVFQTMFVFESTPMDGGGEIDGLQITEQLIHSGTAKVALTCTMRLGGGTLVGEVEYATRRFDRPSAGRWQEALLTLLESALADPSAQLAELPLMPAASATAQLAAINAGHEDRGAARTLLHDGFHAALARDPDAVAVQAWTSSVSYADLDARAEAVATALAAAGIGPESLVGVCVPRSVESIVALLGVLRAGAGFVPLDAGYPADRLRWIAADCEMAAVIATGPPPAGLEGLPIVDAAAPVVDAAAPDRSHRRIHPRNTAFVYYTSGSTGRPKGVVIDHGCAASRVEWIARRYELEPGRRVVHKTPLIFDVAIWEIFATLAAGATIELAEAGSETDVPYLAELLAEPGTVLAHFVPSMLDMYLATVPATKYPDLGCVQTSGEAVPAALLERFVAHFDLDLHNAYGQTETSEVALWTGRSWPAGGGVPMGRAVNGYRLYVLDEALRPIPPGVVGELYVAGVDGLARGYLGQPELTAQRFLPHPCPVVPGERLYRTGDLASLDDDGLLHYAGRADNQAKVRGVRVEPGEIEAVLESHPAVERAVVAIREDEPGVKEIVAYVVGPDAFIPEVAEYLGGYLSQYLLPAVYVKLDALPLTPSGKVDRQALPVPTIRDREARTGVSEVTSAIEAEVAEVWCDLLQVNQVGRNQNFFSVGGTSLSALQMLHRIKTRFGISITVRQFFDAPTIAGVAGCLETALAAEVATMSDDDVAERLGDTGEVSR
- a CDS encoding phytanoyl-CoA dioxygenase family protein codes for the protein MAERTNDPAIRGLTAEQVESFNQNGFLGPFDLYAEDEAPQVWSQAMIEMVTSANKPHDSTTINCNRHLDCDTLSRNIAQPAIVHKLRSLMGDDIMCWKTHIFEKEPGSPGTGWHQVDAFTAYNESETVSYPALRDTEESPAAAQELFVWTAFSETDKEHGCLRFLPGSHKQSYNVENKSHNGYDYAEVKLDRDPNDHEIVDMELKAGQFVIFLDKCVHSSYPNTSTTRRVGLVSRYVSPSVRV